A genomic stretch from candidate division WOR-3 bacterium includes:
- the lpxA gene encoding acyl-ACP--UDP-N-acetylglucosamine O-acyltransferase, translated as MRGGGDGRSPLVHPSALVGAEVVLGPGCEIGPFCRFEGKVTVGDGCRFGTGVVVGTEPMDRSYQGEESGVVIGSNNVFFEYVTVHRACGAGKATLIGDGNYIMNYVHIAHNCRLGNNCVLTNGVQLGGYSEVNDGANLGGLTGVHQFCRIGKLAMVGAHSYVNRDIPPFVLAAGKPCRVRGLNMVGLRRAGMAQEKIEILSELFRIVYRSGLNLSQALKRIEQELQRSCAGDEVKEFIEFCASSKRGIELRTGPEEVTCDL; from the coding sequence GTGCGAGGCGGTGGTGATGGGCGCAGTCCGTTAGTGCACCCGAGTGCCCTTGTTGGTGCCGAAGTGGTGCTGGGCCCGGGGTGCGAAATTGGACCATTCTGCCGTTTCGAAGGCAAGGTGACGGTCGGTGATGGTTGCCGGTTTGGCACCGGCGTAGTTGTGGGCACCGAGCCGATGGACCGTTCTTATCAGGGCGAAGAGAGTGGAGTGGTGATTGGTAGTAACAATGTTTTTTTTGAATATGTTACGGTGCACCGTGCCTGTGGAGCAGGAAAGGCAACCTTGATTGGCGACGGCAATTACATAATGAACTATGTCCACATCGCCCATAACTGCCGGCTCGGCAACAACTGCGTTTTGACCAATGGGGTACAGTTAGGCGGTTACAGCGAGGTAAACGACGGTGCCAATCTTGGCGGATTGACCGGGGTTCATCAGTTTTGCCGGATTGGCAAACTGGCAATGGTCGGTGCCCACTCTTATGTCAATCGTGATATCCCGCCGTTTGTGCTTGCCGCAGGCAAACCCTGTCGGGTGCGCGGGTTAAATATGGTTGGTTTGCGCCGTGCCGGAATGGCACAGGAAAAGATTGAAATCCTAAGCGAGTTATTTCGGATTGTGTACCGGTCCGGGCTTAATTTGAGTCAGGCACTGAAAAGGATTGAGCAGGAGCTGCAGAGGAGTTGTGCGGGTGACGAGGTCAAAGAGTTTATTGAGTTCTGTGCCAGTTCGAAACGGGGTATTGAGTTACGCACCGGTCCTGAGGAAGTGACCTGTGACCTATAA
- the fabZ gene encoding 3-hydroxyacyl-ACP dehydratase FabZ, giving the protein MAVDINVKEYLPHREPFLFIDGVARLEGDEIEAWRDVRADEFYFAGHFPGNPILPGVLMVEAIAQAGIVLALVKEPEKKGGTTLFAGIERVRFRRVVRPGERLRILVRLVTAKAGVYKFEGSVFVGGELACEAVVMGAVR; this is encoded by the coding sequence ATGGCAGTTGACATCAATGTCAAGGAGTATCTGCCCCATCGTGAGCCGTTTTTGTTTATCGATGGTGTGGCACGGCTTGAGGGTGATGAGATTGAGGCGTGGCGCGATGTCCGCGCCGATGAGTTTTACTTTGCCGGACACTTTCCGGGAAACCCGATTCTACCCGGTGTTTTGATGGTTGAGGCGATTGCTCAGGCGGGCATTGTGCTGGCGCTGGTAAAAGAGCCGGAAAAGAAAGGCGGGACGACCCTTTTTGCCGGGATAGAACGGGTCCGGTTTCGACGCGTGGTTCGGCCCGGAGAACGGTTGCGCATTTTGGTAAGGCTGGTTACGGCGAAAGCCGGTGTGTACAAGTTTGAAGGCAGCGTTTTCGTGGGAGGAGAGCTGGCGTGCGAGGCGGTGGTGATGGGCGCAGTCCGTTAG
- a CDS encoding UDP-3-O-(3-hydroxymyristoyl)glucosamine N-acyltransferase has product MNEPEKPDSQRAESQIKFGSGSFVWIEPGAKVADKVQLAPFVYIGPEVEIGAETVLGAGVIIWRRVKIGCRVRIGPGTVIGWDGFGYEKDGAVFRRLEHDGWVIVEDDVEIGPNVTVAQAKTGRKTIIGQGTKIDAQVHIAHNVKIGKNCIIVAQSGIAGSTTVGDGVMIAGQSGIKDHIAIGANSVIYAKSAVFRSVPAGAKYWGIPARPYEEMVRFWAKLWQAFGRDK; this is encoded by the coding sequence GTGAACGAACCGGAAAAACCGGATTCGCAAAGAGCCGAGAGTCAGATAAAGTTCGGGTCCGGTTCTTTTGTATGGATTGAACCCGGAGCAAAGGTCGCGGATAAGGTGCAACTGGCACCGTTTGTTTATATTGGTCCAGAGGTGGAGATTGGTGCTGAGACGGTGCTGGGTGCCGGGGTAATTATCTGGCGAAGGGTTAAAATTGGCTGCCGGGTCAGGATTGGTCCTGGCACGGTGATTGGCTGGGATGGTTTTGGCTATGAGAAGGATGGGGCAGTTTTCCGGAGGCTGGAGCACGACGGCTGGGTGATTGTCGAGGACGATGTTGAAATTGGTCCTAATGTTACGGTGGCACAGGCAAAGACCGGAAGAAAGACGATAATCGGACAGGGAACAAAAATTGATGCCCAGGTACACATCGCTCACAATGTGAAAATTGGGAAGAACTGTATTATTGTTGCCCAGAGCGGTATCGCAGGGAGCACAACAGTTGGCGATGGGGTGATGATTGCAGGTCAGAGCGGGATAAAGGACCATATTGCAATCGGTGCCAACAGTGTGATTTATGCGAAGTCGGCGGTGTTCCGGTCGGTTCCTGCCGGAGCAAAATACTGGGGAATACCGGCTCGTCCTTACGAGGAGATGGTCAGGTTCTGGGCAAAGTTGTGGCAAGCATTTGGCAGGGATAAGTGA
- a CDS encoding radical SAM protein has translation MTAAVITVGCRLNQAESDCLRARLQQQGVKLVTNPREADAVYVNTCTVTGNADRNSLALIRRLSRLQPKPRIVVLGCYAERVGAQLTSIPGVDEVWNNQRKQKEIAGVVPMALRSRALLKVQDGCDNGCSYCVVAQVRGKPVSLPAAMVREQFLELLKQGFQEVVLTGLNLGKYQSEGYKLAGLLAMLLKIPGRFRIRLASVEPDCFDEEFLEVIQDSRVCAHFHIPLQSGDDRILAAMGRRYTGAYYRQVIERLEAVKPGANIGADVIVGFPGEDEASFVRTEDFLRTVPVKYLHVFPYALRPGTRAAIWGDVVDRSIKQERVQRLRDFSEKNRMVYYRQFDETVREAVLEPGGKALTDNYMRVAIVPTGKNYRCGQLAQIKLRVEADGRLISGQLLDTAEKEAQ, from the coding sequence ATGACCGCAGCGGTTATAACCGTTGGCTGTCGGCTGAATCAAGCCGAGAGTGACTGCTTGCGGGCGCGGCTTCAGCAGCAGGGTGTAAAACTGGTAACCAATCCCCGGGAGGCGGATGCGGTGTATGTCAATACCTGCACCGTTACCGGCAATGCCGACCGGAATTCGCTGGCGCTAATTCGGCGACTAAGCCGATTACAGCCCAAGCCACGGATTGTGGTCCTTGGTTGTTACGCTGAACGGGTCGGCGCTCAGTTGACCTCAATTCCCGGTGTGGACGAAGTATGGAACAACCAGCGGAAGCAAAAGGAGATTGCGGGTGTTGTGCCGATGGCGTTGCGCAGTCGAGCGCTACTTAAGGTCCAGGATGGCTGCGACAATGGGTGTAGTTACTGTGTGGTGGCACAGGTAAGAGGCAAGCCGGTTTCTTTACCGGCGGCGATGGTTCGGGAGCAGTTCCTCGAGCTTCTGAAACAGGGTTTTCAAGAGGTGGTGCTTACGGGCTTGAACCTCGGGAAGTATCAGAGTGAGGGTTATAAACTGGCAGGTTTGCTTGCTATGCTGCTGAAAATTCCGGGGCGGTTCCGAATCAGGCTGGCATCGGTTGAACCGGACTGTTTTGACGAAGAGTTCCTGGAAGTTATCCAGGATTCAAGGGTGTGTGCTCATTTTCACATTCCGTTGCAGAGTGGCGATGACCGAATTTTGGCGGCGATGGGTCGGCGCTATACCGGTGCATATTATCGACAGGTAATCGAACGACTGGAGGCGGTGAAGCCGGGAGCGAACATCGGCGCCGATGTGATAGTAGGCTTTCCCGGTGAAGACGAAGCGTCGTTTGTCCGCACGGAAGATTTCCTGCGTACGGTACCGGTCAAATATCTCCATGTCTTTCCTTATGCGCTGCGTCCTGGAACGCGGGCGGCGATCTGGGGTGATGTTGTGGACAGGTCGATAAAGCAGGAGCGGGTGCAGCGATTGCGGGACTTTTCGGAAAAAAATCGCATGGTTTATTACCGGCAATTTGACGAAACAGTACGCGAGGCGGTGCTGGAACCGGGTGGCAAGGCATTAACCGATAACTATATGAGGGTGGCTATCGTGCCAACCGGGAAAAATTACCGATGCGGGCAACTTGCCCAGATTAAATTGCGGGTCGAAGCAGATGGCCGGCTGATATCGGGCCAGTTGCTTGATACTGCAGAAAAGGAGGCGCAATGA
- the rpsA gene encoding 30S ribosomal protein S1 gives MSEGINNNSQIRVESSDIYTESFPSYREGEIVTGTIIKKLPNAVLVDIGLKAEGILPLDEFRNPEEAVEGQQVQVYIDALEDKEGFPVISKKKADFQLAWETIKQKSEQGEPVNAVVLRRVKGGLAVDVLGLDAFLPGSQVDMRPVANLDALVGKVFEVKILSVNWHKKNIVVSRRALLEERQEALRQELLSKLQVGDVIEGTVKTITEFGAFIDIGGVDALLHISDLAWVKVVHPSEVVQVGEKLKVKVLSADMSTGRITVGLKQLTPHPWEKVEEKYQIGSRVRGRVTTLAEYGAFVELEKGIEGLIHISEMSWTKTIHHPAQILSVDQEVEAVVLNIDKENRRISLGLKQTMPDPWSLIDERYKVGQRVTGKVKALKDFGAFVELEEGIEGLIHNGDLSWTKKVKHPREVVKKGQTVETIILEIDKENRRISLGLKQTQEDPFYRLTQEMKEGDIVKARILDIPKPGIVVGLNYGIEGFVPLSQLAQGAGKKVKESYQIGQELELKVLRVDVNNRRVILSEKALQPRFKQEEETEEIIEEELPPDKFTLEDHLRDIEGL, from the coding sequence ATGAGTGAAGGTATTAATAACAACAGTCAAATCCGGGTAGAGTCCTCAGATATCTACACCGAATCCTTCCCATCATATCGGGAGGGTGAGATCGTTACCGGTACGATTATTAAGAAGTTGCCCAATGCGGTACTGGTCGATATTGGGTTGAAAGCAGAAGGTATTCTGCCACTGGATGAGTTCCGCAATCCCGAAGAGGCGGTTGAGGGACAGCAGGTCCAGGTGTATATCGATGCGCTCGAAGACAAAGAGGGCTTTCCGGTCATCTCCAAGAAGAAGGCTGATTTTCAGCTGGCGTGGGAGACGATTAAGCAGAAGTCCGAACAGGGTGAGCCGGTAAATGCGGTAGTGTTGCGCCGGGTTAAAGGGGGACTGGCAGTTGATGTTTTGGGGCTGGATGCTTTTTTGCCCGGTTCACAGGTTGATATGAGGCCAGTAGCAAATCTCGATGCTCTGGTAGGTAAGGTGTTTGAGGTGAAAATTCTGTCGGTGAACTGGCATAAGAAAAACATCGTCGTATCCCGGCGGGCGTTGCTTGAGGAACGACAGGAGGCGTTGCGCCAGGAGTTGTTGTCGAAGTTGCAGGTCGGCGATGTCATCGAAGGAACGGTCAAAACGATAACCGAGTTTGGTGCGTTTATTGATATTGGCGGTGTTGATGCCTTGCTGCACATTTCAGATTTGGCATGGGTAAAAGTGGTTCATCCCAGCGAAGTGGTTCAGGTGGGCGAGAAGTTGAAAGTGAAGGTACTTTCCGCCGATATGAGTACGGGTCGGATTACGGTGGGGTTGAAGCAGTTGACGCCGCATCCCTGGGAGAAGGTGGAGGAGAAGTATCAGATTGGTTCGCGGGTAAGAGGCCGGGTGACAACGCTCGCAGAGTATGGGGCTTTTGTAGAATTAGAAAAAGGTATCGAGGGGCTAATCCACATTTCCGAAATGTCCTGGACGAAGACGATTCACCATCCCGCCCAGATACTTTCAGTTGACCAGGAGGTGGAGGCGGTTGTGTTGAACATCGACAAAGAGAACCGCCGGATTTCCCTTGGTTTGAAACAGACGATGCCCGACCCCTGGTCGCTAATTGATGAACGCTACAAGGTGGGGCAGCGGGTTACCGGTAAGGTGAAGGCGCTCAAGGATTTTGGAGCATTTGTGGAACTGGAGGAGGGTATTGAAGGTTTAATCCATAATGGCGACCTGTCCTGGACGAAAAAGGTTAAGCATCCGCGCGAGGTGGTGAAGAAGGGGCAGACGGTGGAAACGATAATCCTGGAGATCGACAAGGAGAACCGCCGCATATCCCTCGGTTTGAAGCAGACGCAGGAGGACCCGTTTTACCGACTGACCCAGGAGATGAAAGAGGGTGATATCGTCAAGGCACGGATTCTTGACATTCCCAAACCCGGAATCGTGGTTGGGTTGAACTACGGAATTGAGGGGTTTGTGCCGTTGAGCCAGTTGGCGCAAGGTGCGGGTAAGAAGGTTAAGGAAAGTTATCAGATTGGTCAGGAACTGGAGTTGAAGGTGCTGCGGGTCGATGTGAATAATCGGCGGGTGATTTTAAGTGAGAAGGCGCTGCAGCCCCGCTTTAAACAGGAAGAGGAAACCGAAGAGATTATCGAAGAAGAGTTGCCACCGGACAAATTTACCCTTGAAGACCATCTGCGCGATATCGAGGGTCTTTAA
- the ispH gene encoding 4-hydroxy-3-methylbut-2-enyl diphosphate reductase, with protein MSRVIVAKPNGFCFGVERAIKLAKGGLKRFGRVYTFGQLVHNPQVLDELASAGIRAIRSLDEVQGGALVIRAHGCPPEVFVECERKGIEVIDATCPYVRRVQQVARRLAAEGYQVVVVGEKNHPEVKAILAAAGNGARVFVPRMKISGRVGIVAQTTIGRERLKEAVANLLNFRYTEIRVFDTVCAEVVARQEAALRLAKRVDAIVVVGGKNSANTRRLAEIVRSSGKPVVHLTGAAGFNLRRWARFKKIGIVAGASTPAKAVEEIARILRDSGCDKQPSLRRSVSNE; from the coding sequence ATGTCGAGGGTGATTGTTGCTAAACCTAATGGATTTTGTTTCGGGGTGGAAAGGGCAATCAAACTGGCAAAAGGGGGATTAAAACGATTTGGGAGGGTTTATACATTCGGGCAACTGGTGCATAATCCGCAAGTGCTCGACGAACTCGCAAGCGCGGGAATAAGGGCAATACGAAGCCTGGATGAAGTGCAGGGTGGGGCGTTGGTGATAAGGGCTCATGGATGCCCACCCGAGGTTTTTGTTGAATGTGAACGAAAAGGGATTGAGGTGATTGATGCGACCTGCCCTTATGTGCGGCGGGTTCAGCAGGTTGCCCGGCGGCTGGCAGCAGAAGGTTATCAGGTTGTTGTTGTTGGGGAAAAGAACCATCCCGAGGTTAAAGCGATTCTTGCTGCTGCCGGCAATGGGGCAAGGGTGTTCGTACCGAGAATGAAAATCTCAGGCCGGGTTGGGATTGTGGCGCAGACGACAATCGGGCGGGAGCGGCTTAAGGAAGCAGTTGCCAATCTGCTTAATTTTCGCTATACTGAAATCCGGGTTTTCGACACCGTCTGTGCCGAGGTAGTGGCGCGACAGGAAGCGGCGCTGCGGCTGGCAAAGCGTGTTGATGCGATTGTGGTGGTAGGAGGTAAGAACAGCGCCAATACCCGACGGCTGGCAGAGATTGTCCGGTCCAGCGGTAAACCGGTGGTTCATCTGACTGGGGCGGCTGGATTTAATTTGAGACGCTGGGCGCGCTTTAAAAAAATCGGGATTGTTGCTGGTGCTTCAACTCCGGCCAAGGCGGTGGAAGAAATTGCCCGAATACTTAGAGATTCTGGTTGTGATAAACAACCAAGTTTAAGGAGGTCTGTCAGTAATGAGTGA
- a CDS encoding 1-acyl-sn-glycerol-3-phosphate acyltransferase, which translates to MRLRWRIAWIGTYPLAKLLLGLRVVGREHLVAGGQIIAANHTSNFDPLIVGWAAAREVYFLAKEELFRYRPFAWLIKRWNALPVGRKGIDLGAIKRCGAVLRRNQTLVLFPEGTRSRNGEIHEFKPGVGMLAVLNRVPVVPTYISGVAQSIISYWVDRDFVRLGLRHKPKWRGAIEVRFGLPVYPDDYEASRAGYERLTAEVFKRVQAEAQKSRGTEVK; encoded by the coding sequence ATGAGGTTACGGTGGCGGATTGCCTGGATCGGGACCTATCCGCTGGCAAAGTTGTTATTGGGACTACGGGTTGTGGGACGGGAGCATCTTGTTGCCGGTGGACAGATAATCGCAGCGAATCATACTTCCAATTTTGACCCTTTAATTGTGGGATGGGCAGCGGCAAGAGAGGTTTACTTCCTTGCGAAAGAGGAGCTTTTTCGGTATCGTCCTTTTGCCTGGTTAATCAAGAGATGGAATGCGCTGCCCGTGGGGAGAAAAGGAATTGACCTGGGCGCAATAAAGCGCTGTGGAGCGGTTTTGCGGCGGAATCAGACGCTGGTGTTGTTTCCTGAAGGAACAAGGAGCAGAAACGGTGAAATCCATGAGTTTAAACCCGGTGTCGGGATGCTGGCGGTTCTTAATCGGGTGCCGGTTGTTCCCACGTATATATCTGGTGTGGCGCAGTCGATTATTTCTTACTGGGTTGACCGGGATTTCGTGAGGCTGGGGTTGCGCCATAAACCCAAGTGGCGAGGAGCAATCGAGGTGCGGTTTGGTTTGCCGGTGTACCCAGATGATTATGAGGCGAGTCGGGCCGGTTACGAACGGTTAACCGCCGAGGTTTTTAAGCGGGTTCAGGCAGAGGCGCAGAAGAGCAGAGGCACGGAAGTAAAGTAG
- a CDS encoding (d)CMP kinase has translation MKKTGFVIAIDGPAGSGKSTTARLCAQKLGFCYLDTGAMYRAITLKVLRSGIDIGDEDALKRLLDSTKVDVVWHRGKLQVLLDGKDVTAAIRSPEVSGLVSEVSAIAAVRAKMVREQRRLARGKNVVCEGRDIGSVVFPKAQLKVFLDCALWERVKRREQELNSSGRTKVGKEAVRRNLLKRDRIDSQRRISPLRRVPDAVLIDTTDLTIEEQVAVVCALARQRLAGRR, from the coding sequence GTGAAGAAAACGGGATTCGTCATCGCGATTGATGGACCTGCTGGGTCCGGTAAATCCACGACCGCACGGTTGTGTGCCCAAAAGTTAGGTTTTTGTTATCTTGATACCGGCGCGATGTACCGGGCGATAACTTTGAAGGTGCTGAGGAGTGGGATTGATATCGGAGATGAAGATGCCCTAAAACGGTTACTTGATTCAACCAAGGTCGATGTTGTCTGGCATCGAGGTAAATTGCAGGTATTGTTAGACGGCAAGGATGTGACCGCGGCAATAAGAAGTCCAGAGGTTAGCGGGTTAGTTTCGGAAGTTAGTGCTATTGCTGCGGTACGAGCAAAAATGGTCCGGGAACAGCGTCGCCTGGCAAGAGGTAAAAATGTGGTATGCGAAGGTCGGGATATCGGCAGCGTTGTTTTTCCTAAGGCACAGTTGAAGGTTTTTCTTGATTGCGCACTTTGGGAAAGGGTGAAGCGCCGAGAACAGGAATTGAATAGTAGCGGGCGGACCAAAGTAGGAAAAGAAGCGGTAAGGAGAAATCTTTTGAAGCGGGACCGAATTGATTCCCAGCGGAGGATTTCACCCTTGCGCCGGGTACCCGATGCGGTTTTGATTGATACAACCGATTTGACAATTGAGGAACAGGTGGCGGTGGTTTGTGCTCTGGCACGGCAACGCCTTGCAGGAAGACGATGA
- a CDS encoding Crp/Fnr family transcriptional regulator yields the protein MDLNGLKNFLRGIEGFERLDEEELERIARIARLNSVKAGELIDVQGEPATKFYILVSGRLAVILTLDFGVAHQTYQVLTLGPGQMFAWSGLVGNPHYTAGSRAITDCSYLEFDVKELERLFDEDPRLGYVMMRLVARTIASRLRQMQLQLAQQYALRESAE from the coding sequence ATGGACCTCAATGGCTTGAAAAATTTTCTTAGGGGCATCGAGGGTTTTGAACGGCTGGATGAAGAGGAACTGGAGCGAATTGCCCGTATTGCCCGGTTAAATTCGGTAAAGGCAGGAGAGTTAATTGATGTGCAGGGTGAGCCGGCGACTAAGTTTTACATTCTGGTTTCAGGCCGGCTGGCGGTTATCCTGACACTGGATTTCGGTGTGGCGCATCAGACCTATCAAGTGCTGACTCTTGGTCCTGGGCAGATGTTTGCCTGGTCAGGATTGGTCGGTAACCCTCACTACACCGCGGGCAGTCGGGCGATTACCGATTGTAGTTATCTGGAGTTTGATGTTAAAGAATTGGAGCGATTGTTTGACGAAGACCCTCGACTGGGCTATGTGATGATGCGGCTTGTTGCCCGAACGATTGCGTCAAGGTTACGGCAGATGCAGTTGCAACTGGCGCAGCAGTACGCCCTGCGGGAGTCAGCGGAGTGA
- the uvrB gene encoding excinuclease ABC subunit UvrB: MSGRFKLRAPFKPAGDQPEAIARLVEFIESGARFSTLLGVTGSGKTFVMANVIARLNRPTIVLSHNKTLAAQLYGEFKQFFPENAVEYFISYYDYYQPEAYVPERDLYIEKDASINEEIERLRLRATSSLIERRDVIVVASVSCIYNLGEPWEFKESLFPIELNKELNRDQLLDQLVKLQYTRNDFELKRSTFRVRGDVVEIHPSHRDYGVRCEFDGDRVVRLSIFDILTGDLIERRERAVIYPARHFVTGEERVERALKSIEHELRQRVAELEAQGKLLEAQRLKTRTKFDLEMIREFGYCPGIENYSRHFLGKAPGERPYCLLDYFPADYLMFIDESHVTVPQIQGMYNGDRARKQVLVDYGFRLPSCLDNRPLRFDEFERLINQAIFTSATPGDYELTVSQGRVAELIVRPTGLVDPKMTVKPTKNQVDDLINEIRTRVAQQERVLVTTLTKRMAEDLAEYLTEMGIRVRYLHSEIEPLERVQILRGLRLGEFDVLVGINLLREGLDLPEVSLVAVLDADKEGFLRDARSLIQTAGRAARNVQGEVILYADNLTRSIRNALAETERRRQKQLEFNKRHGIVPRSIEKTAQEVLETTAVADANQERKLDEEKWLVAEGTNPLELLERLEKEMKAAALALEFEKAAQLRDRIRQIRQGIEDEEWKKARQKRVKKR; encoded by the coding sequence ATGAGCGGGAGGTTCAAACTCCGTGCCCCATTTAAGCCTGCCGGTGACCAGCCTGAGGCGATTGCCCGACTCGTTGAGTTCATCGAGTCCGGCGCCCGCTTTTCCACCCTGTTAGGGGTCACCGGCTCCGGCAAAACCTTTGTTATGGCAAATGTCATCGCCCGCCTTAACCGGCCCACAATCGTTCTTTCCCATAACAAAACCCTTGCGGCACAACTCTACGGCGAGTTCAAGCAGTTCTTCCCCGAGAATGCCGTTGAATACTTCATCTCCTATTACGACTACTATCAACCTGAGGCTTATGTCCCGGAGCGCGACCTTTACATCGAAAAGGATGCGTCGATCAACGAAGAGATTGAAAGATTGCGGTTGCGTGCCACTTCCAGCTTGATCGAGCGCCGCGATGTGATTGTTGTCGCCTCAGTCTCCTGCATCTACAACCTCGGTGAACCCTGGGAGTTTAAAGAATCACTCTTCCCCATTGAACTGAACAAGGAGTTAAACCGCGACCAGCTCCTCGACCAACTGGTGAAACTCCAGTACACCCGAAACGACTTTGAGTTGAAAAGGTCAACTTTCCGGGTCCGGGGTGATGTCGTCGAAATCCACCCCTCCCATCGTGACTACGGTGTCCGGTGCGAATTCGACGGCGACCGCGTCGTACGATTGAGCATCTTCGACATCCTTACCGGTGATTTAATTGAACGCCGGGAACGGGCTGTAATCTACCCGGCAAGGCACTTTGTCACCGGAGAAGAACGGGTTGAACGGGCACTAAAATCCATTGAACACGAGCTGCGGCAGCGGGTGGCAGAACTGGAGGCACAGGGTAAACTACTCGAAGCGCAGCGGTTGAAGACGCGTACCAAGTTCGACCTGGAAATGATAAGAGAATTTGGCTACTGCCCGGGAATTGAAAACTACTCCCGCCACTTTCTGGGCAAAGCACCGGGCGAAAGACCCTACTGTCTCCTTGACTACTTCCCGGCAGACTATCTAATGTTTATCGACGAATCCCATGTGACTGTTCCCCAGATTCAGGGTATGTACAATGGCGACCGAGCCCGTAAACAGGTTTTGGTCGATTACGGCTTCCGTCTTCCTTCCTGCCTTGACAACCGGCCCCTAAGATTTGACGAGTTTGAACGCTTAATCAATCAGGCAATTTTCACCTCAGCAACTCCGGGCGACTACGAACTCACTGTAAGCCAGGGCCGGGTCGCAGAACTTATCGTCCGTCCAACCGGACTGGTAGACCCGAAGATGACGGTCAAGCCGACTAAAAATCAGGTTGATGACCTAATCAATGAAATCCGCACGCGGGTTGCACAGCAGGAACGGGTGCTGGTCACAACCCTGACCAAACGGATGGCTGAAGACCTGGCAGAGTATCTAACCGAAATGGGTATCCGGGTCCGTTATCTCCACTCCGAAATTGAACCCCTGGAGCGGGTGCAGATTCTGCGCGGGCTGCGCCTCGGTGAGTTTGATGTCCTGGTGGGCATTAATCTGTTACGCGAAGGGCTGGATTTGCCGGAAGTGTCTCTTGTCGCGGTGCTTGATGCCGACAAAGAGGGTTTTCTCCGCGACGCCCGTTCGCTGATTCAGACCGCGGGCCGCGCCGCAAGAAATGTTCAGGGTGAGGTGATTCTCTACGCCGACAATCTCACCCGCTCAATCCGTAATGCCCTTGCTGAGACCGAAAGGCGTCGTCAGAAGCAACTTGAGTTCAATAAACGGCACGGCATTGTCCCGCGCTCAATTGAAAAGACCGCGCAAGAGGTCCTTGAGACTACGGCGGTTGCCGATGCTAACCAGGAAAGGAAACTGGATGAAGAAAAGTGGCTGGTCGCCGAAGGAACAAACCCGCTGGAACTGCTTGAGCGCTTGGAAAAGGAAATGAAAGCCGCTGCCCTTGCCCTTGAGTTTGAGAAGGCAGCACAACTGCGCGACCGAATTCGGCAGATTAGACAGGGGATTGAAGACGAAGAGTGGAAAAAGGCGCGGCAAAAAAGAGTAAAAAAGCGCTGA